In Streptomyces sp. NBC_00683, the DNA window CCGTCGCCCCTCAGCAGGTGCAGCAGCCAGACCGCGCTGACGGCATCGGCCGTCGCACCGGCCAGCGGAAGCCTCCGCGCGTCGGCGAGGGCGACTGCTCCGATCCGCTGCCGGGCCAGCCGCACCATGCCGTACGACATGTCGGTGCCGAACACCCGCAGTGCGGGACGGCCGAGGGCGATCCGCTCGCAGACCAGTCCCGTACCGCAGCCGACGTCCACCAGCGTGCGGGCGGACGTCGGCACCAGCCCGAGTACGGCGCGGGCGGCGGCGTCGGCGCGGGGAACCCCGCCCCGGGTGGCGTCGTAGGCGGCGGCTTCGGCGTTGTAGTCCAGCACGGGGGTGAGTCTAGGAGGCCCGTCCGGACCGCGGCGGACAATGGGTGCCGGTGGTATTGCCGGTGAGTGGCGTCGGACATAACGTGCGTTCATGGAGCTGGAGTTACGTCATCTGCGCACGGTGCGGGCCATCGCCGACACAGGCAGTCTCACCAAGGCGGCTGCCGTTCTGGGGCTCGCGCAGCCCGCGCTCAGTGCGCAGCTGCGGCGGATCGAGAAGATGCTCGGCGGCCCGCTCTTCGACCGGGACCACACGGGGGCCCGGCCCACCCTGCTCGGCGAGTTGGTGCTGACGCGTGCCCGGGTGGTACTGCCCGCGGTCAGTGAGCTCCAGGAGGAGGCGGTGCGCTTCGCCAACGCCTGGGCCACCGTGGAGCGCTTCCGGCTCGGCGGGACGCACGGTCCGCTGCTGGGCGGCCTCGTCGACCGGCTGGCCGCCGCGCATCCGACGGCGCCGGTGACGACGCACACCTCGTGGTCGGTGGCCGAGATCGCCTCGCTGCTGATCGACGGACGGCTCGACTTCGCGTTGATCGGTGGGTGCGGGGAGAGTCCCCCGCCCATGGCGGACCGGCTCGTCTGGCAGGTCATCGGCATCGACCCGGTGTTCGTGATGCTGCCGGAGAACCATCCGCTCGCCGGGGAGACGGAGCTCGAACTCTCCGCTCTGGCGGGCGAGTCCTGGGCCGACGTGCCGGGTGACGGCTGTTTCGCGGACTGTTTCGCCACCGCCTGCGCCCGGGCCGGCTTCACCCCGCTGTCGGTGTACGAGACGGACACGACGTCCGTCGTCCACCTGGTGCAGGTGGGGCGGGCCATCGGGTTGTGCCGGGCCACGTTCCCGCCGACGCAGGGACTGGTGACCCGGCCCCTGGCGGGATCGCCGCTGAGCTGGCGCCATCTGCTGGGCCGGAACCCGCGCTCCCCCGCGGCGGACGCGGCGGCCGGTGCGGTGAGCGGGCACACCCGCTCGGCGTACGCGGAGGCGGTGCGGCGGAGCGACAGCTACACGCGCTGGCTCGCCGCCCATCCCAGGTTCGGCCCGACGCCCTGGGAGGCTGCTACGTCGCTCCGTGGCCCGGAGCCACCGCCTCCACCCGGCCCGCCAGCGTCAGGTCCTTCTGTGTGACCGCGCCGCCCGCGTCGTGCGAGTTCACGGACAACCGCACGGTGTTGTAGCCCAGTGTCAGGTCCGAGTGGTGGTTGAGCTCGTCCTGGATCCCGGCGACGTGGACGGTCAGCCCGGCGGCGGCGAAGTGGGACGGCAGCCGGTAGGTACGGGTGATCCTGTCCCCCTCCAGTTCCCAGCCGGGCAGGTCGCGCAGACCGGCCTCGATGGCTTCCGGGGACAGTGGTTCAGCAGGCATGCGGGGCTCCTACCGGGATCGGTGCGATCAGCAGTGCCCGTGACGTTACGGTCTGGATATGACAACTGTCGCGCTTGACACGGGGGTAGGGCCGCTGCTGCGCGGCTGGCGGGAACAGCGGCGGATCAGCCAGCTGGAGCTGGCCCTGCGTGCGGACTCCTCGGCCCGCCACATCTCGTTCATCGAGACGGGCCGCTCACGCCCCAGCGAGGAGATGATCCTGCGGCTGGCCGAGCACCTGGACATTCCCGTCAGGGAACGCAACGCGCTGCTGGTGGTGGGCGGTTACGCCCCCCGCTTCGCCCGGACCGCACTCGACGACCCGTCGATGGGGGTGCTGCGCGAGGCCATCGACCGGCTGCTCGCCTGCTACGACCCGTACCCGGCGCTCGTCCTCGACGCGATGTACACGGTGGTGGCGGCGAACCGGGGGATGCGGCTGCTGCTCGAAGGCGTGTCGGAGCAGTTGCTCACCCCGCCCGTCAATGCCATGCGGCTCACCCTGCACCCGGACGGCCTGGCCCCGCGCATCCTGAATCTGCCGGAGTGGCGGGCCGATCTGCTGGCCCAGATGGAGCGTCAGATCGCCCTGGCCCGTTCCGCGGAGCTCCGCGCCCTGTACGACGAGGTCGCGGCCTACCCTGCGGACCCGGCAGGGACGGCGGAGGCCACGGGCGTGCCGTCGCTCGCGCTGCCGCTGCGGATCGCGCACGGCGGGCGGGAACTGTCGTTCATCTCGTCCATCGCCACGTTCAACACACCGATGGACATCACCGTGGCCGAGCTGGCCATCGAGACGTTCCTGCCCGCCGACCGCGCGACCGCCGCGTATCTGCACACGCTCATGCCGTGACGAGCGGACGGGTCCAGGGGGCGTCACTGCGGGCGAAGCGGATCGCGGCCGTGGTCGCGAAGACCAGGAACAGCACGGTGATCAGCAACGGCAGCGTCGGATGCCCGTTCAGTACGGCCACGGCTCCGGCAAGGCCGCCGGCCAGCATGGCGACGACCGAGAGGATACGGGGCCCTGCGCGGCGCCCCGGCCCCTTGGCGAGCCGGCTGTCGGCGACGACCCCGGTGATCGTGAGAGTCAGTACGGTGGTGGTGAGGTCGGGGACGGCGAGCGCACGTGAGGCGGCGTTCTGGACCCCGAGGCCGAGGCCGAGCAGCGCGATGAGGGTGAAGCGGGCGGCTCCGGTGTACGGCTCGCCCGAGGTCAGCGTGACCACCATGGCGGCCGCCACGAAGGCGGTCTCGACGAGGAGCGCGTGCTGGAGCTGCCTGCCCCGGTGAGTTCGGGCCCGGCGCACGACGATCCCCCCGGCCAGCGCGCCCGCGGCGAACGCGCCCAGGGCCACGGTCGAGGCGACCAGCGAGAACCCCGGGGCGCCGGCGGCGCCGAAGCCGCAGAAGACCACGTTGCCGGTCATGTTGGCGACGAAGACCTTGCCCAGCAGCAGATAGCTGAACGCGTCGACCAGCCCGGTGAGCACGGTCAGGGCGAGCATCAGCGGCGGCAGGGGGCCGTGCCGGCCGGTCATGTCGGGTACGAGGGTGGCCCAGGCCTCACGCAGGACGACGGGCATGGGCGGCACACTCCGATCACTGGATGTGATCGGAGTGTGCCGCAGCGCGGGGGCTGTTCTGTCCGCACGCGCCGGACGGGCCCGAATCCACCTGTCCGGCAAGCATCGTCCGGAGGGGGACGGCCCTGCTTCACCGCATGCGCTACACGCGTGCGCCGTTGTCGCGCGGATCCCGGCGCGCCCGTCCGGCGCCCTGCTTGCGTCCCGGGGCACGTTTCCGGGCCGGTGGCGGGGCCTTGCTGCTCCTCTCCAGCAGGAGCGCACCGGGGACGGCGGTGAGTACCGAGGAGTACGTGCCCACGCAGATGCCGATCAGGAGGGCGAGGGCGAAGTCCGCGAGCGAGTCCCCGCCCAGCACGGCCAGGGCGATCAGGATGAACAGGGCGCCCATGCCCGTGTTGACGGTTCGTGGGACGGTCTGCAGAACGGCCCGGTTGGCGATGTCACCGACCGGAGTAAGCCGGTTCCTGGCCCACAGTTCCCGTACGCGGTCGAAGACCACGACCGAGTCGTTGACGGAGTAGCCGATCACGGTGAGCAGGGCAGCCAGGAAGATCCCGTCGACGGGGCGGCCGAGCCAGGCGAAGGCGCCGACCAGAATGATGACGTCGTGCACCAGTGCCCCGACCGAGGCCACGGCGAAGGTCCAGCGGAACCGGGCCGCGAGATAGGCGAGCTGGACGAACACGGCGACGGCCAGAGCGATCAGCGCGTTGCGCCGGAGTTCGTCACCGAGGCTGGGACCGATCAGCTCGTCGCGCACCTTGGTGGTCCCGCCGCCCTCGGCGGCCAGCGCCGTCCGCAGCGCGTGCTCCCCGTCGTTGTCGAGGTGTCCGGACCGTACGGAGAGGTCGCCCTCGCCCGCCGTGGTGACCTCGGCATCGCCGAACCCGGCGGCGGCGACGGCCGTGCGGGCGGTCTCCACGTCGACGGGGCGGCTGGTGGAGTACTCGACGAGCCGGCCGCCGGTGAATTCGACGCCGAGATCGACGCCGCGAACGACGATGCCGAGCACGGCTGCGGCGACCAGCGCTGTGGAGACCAGCAGCCAGCGGCGCGGCGACCGGAACAGCTGGGGGTCGCGCTCGTTCAGCCAGGTGCGTACGCGGCCCGGCCGTGCGATGCCGTTGACGCTCCGGTAGTCGCTCACGAACCGGGAGCCCGCCGCCGTCTCGGTGAGCGCGCGGGCGATGACGAGCGCCGAGAACATCGAGGCGAGGACACCGATCGCGAGCGTGAGACCGAAGCCCTTGACCGGTCCCGAGCCGAGGAGGAAGAGCAGGCCCGCCGCGATGAGGGTGGTGACGTTGGAGTCGGCGACGGCACTGAAGGCGTTACGGAACCCCGCGGTCAGGGCAGGTCGCAGCGAGCGGCTCGGGCGGGCCGCGCACTCCTCGCGGGCCCGCTCGAAGACAAGGACGTTCGCGTCGACCGCCATCCCGATGGCGAGGACGAATCCGGCGAGCCCCGGAAGCGTCAGGGTGACGCCGAGTGCGACGAGAGCCGCGTAGGAGATGACGCCGTAGGCCGCGAGTGCGACGGCTGCGAGAGCGCCGAAGAGCCGGTACACGAAGGTGATGAAGAGCGCGGTGGCCGCCGCGCCGATGAGCGCCGCCCGGGCGCTGGCGTCGATGGCAGCGGCCCCGAGCGTCGGACCGACGGTCCGCTGCTCGGCGATCTCGACCGGGACGGGAAGTGCGCCGCCCTTGATGAGGAGGGCGAGATCACGTGCCTCGTCGGCGCTGAAGGAGCCCGTGATCTGGGTGGATCCGGAGGGCAGTCCGGCCTTGCAGCCGATCGACGGATCGACCTGGGGCGATGAGATGACCTTCCCGTCGAGGACGATCGCGACCCTGCGCCGTTCGTCCTGGGGCGGGTTGCAGGCCGCCTCCCCGGTCAGCCCGGTCCACTTCCTGCCCGCGTCCTTGTGGAAGTCGAGGGATACGGACCAGCCCGTGCCCTGCTGGGCGTCGAAGGCCGCGGTGGCGTCCTTGACCCCGGCGCCGTCGAGCTGCACCGGGCCGAGGGCGAGGAGAGTGCCCTGTTCGTCCGGGAGCGTCGGCCCCGTCCGTGGGGCGTCGTCCTTCTGCTCGGTTCCGGGGCCCTGAACGGCGTGGAAGCTCAGCTGGGCGGTTCTGCCGATGACTTCGGCGGCCTGGCGCGGGTCCTGGACGTCCGGCAGTTCGACGATGATCCGGTTCTCGCCGGAACGTGTCAGGGAGGGTTCGGCGACACCGAGGGAGTCGATGCGACCGCGGAGCACCTCCAGGGTGCGTTCGGTGCTCTCCCGGTCCGCCTTCGCGGTGTCCGAGTCCTTGGTCTGCAGCACGATCCGGGTCCCGCCCTGAAGGTCGAGTCCGAGTCTGGGTGACATGGTCAGCGTGATGAGCACGGAGACGAGCAGAACGGCGGCAGCCAGAACTGCTCGCACCGTGGCGGCGCGAGTCATGGGAATCCTCCGAGGGGCGTCGTCCGCCCCTCTTCAGTCAGGACGCGACGACAGGTCTGTCGAACAGGACCGGTGAACGGCCGGCTGACCGGCCGTCACCCCTGGAGGGCCCCGCACTCCGGGCAGCGCGGTGCGGACCCGGCCGGGTACGAAGAGGCGGGTCCCGGCAGCCGCTCGGGGTGCGTCACGGGGTTCGGCAAGGGCCGTCGCGCACGGCGGCAGCGCTCCGTGGTCCGGCGGCGGGAAGTGGTGCGGGGAGTGCGGGCGGTCGGCCCCTGCCCATGGCCCGGGCCGGGGCAGGGCCTCGGCCCGCGCCCCCTGGGCGGCGGCCTCGGCGAACGTGCCGGCCGTGCCTGCTGTGCCTGCCTTGACGGACTCGCCGGACATGAGGCTGCCCGAGAAGGGCGACGCTGCTGCGGCCGCACGGAAGCGGCGGGTGTCGTGGGCCGAACCCTGGCGCGCGGTCCGGTCGGAGTGAGGAGAGGGCGGCTGCGCTCCCGGCGCGTTCGCGGTGGCCGGGGACCGGCCTGCGAGCGCACCGAAGGGCAGCACCGATCCGGCGGCGGCGGGCGCTCCCGCGACGAGCGTGAGGACGGCGAGAAGGAGCGCGGCCAGGGCGTGCCGGGCCCGGTGCGCCGGGGCGTCCGGCCGCCCCCGCGGGGGCGCGTTCCCCCGGGGCGCCCCCGGGTGGGGGCTCACCTCGCTCGGCCCGGCAGGACGGCCGGCGCACCCGTACCGGCGTGGCGCAGGACGGAGTCCAGGATCAGGCCCGCGCCCCGTACGACCGTGGTCGAGGGGTCATCTGCCAGGCGTACGGGTACGCTGAGGCACCCCGCGATCCCGTCGGTGACGTCCCTGCGCAGCGCGCCGCCCCCGGCGAGCACGGGGCCTCTGCGCAGCGCGCCGCTGACCGCTCCGTGCTTGTCCTGTCGCCACATCGACATGACCATGTCGAGCACGGTCCGCACCGGTTCCGCGGGAGGCGCGTCCGGTTCCAGGTCGATGAGCCCGGTCTCGGCCTGTCTGGCGTCGGCGACCGTCCCGTCGACGAGCAGGGTGACCTCGGTGATTTCGGCGCCCATGTCGACGACGAGCAGCGGACCGCCGCTCCGCGGCCCGGCGTACGCGGCGGCGGCTCTTGCGCTGCTGAGGACCACGACCCCGGAGGGGCCGAGGGCGGTGAGGAGGTTTCTGGCCAGGGACCGGTGCTCGGCCCCGGCGAGGACCGGATGGCTGAGGACGATCACGGTGCCGCTGCGGTCGGCGCCCAGCGCCGCATCGGCGAGGTGTCCGAGGAGTCTGCCGCAGGAATCGGCGTCGACGATGCGTCCACGCCGGACCGGACGGCCGGCGCCCTCCTGCGGCGCGGGGCCGGTGACGAGGCCACGGCCGGGAACCCAGGCGCGGGCCCCGGAACTTCCCAGGTCGATGGCCAGTCCCCGGGTCGCCCCGTGGTGGTCCGCCGCAGCGGGACGGCCGCCGGGCCACCGGTGGACGGGCCGGCTGTGCCGCCGTCCGTCGCGCAAAGAACGCATCGCCCCTCACCCCCGGCCTGCCACTGCAGCCGCTCACCACCCACGACCCGCAGATAGCGAGGCATGACCGAACCCTCACTATGCAATAACGGGGTCAGGAACGCTACTCCCTCACCGATTCCAAGGGCCGCGCCCTCGCTGTCCCGTCTCATACCTCCGGGCTCAGGAATGACGCGATCAGCTCCGCGAACTCGTCCGGCGCGGTGATTCTGACGCCCAGGTCCTCGGCCTTGGCGCGCTTCGACCCGGCCTTCTCCCCCGCGACCAGCAGACTCGTGCGCTTGGAGACACTGGACGAGGACTTACCGCCGGCCCGCTCGATCAGCTCGTTCATCTGGTTGCGCGAGAGCTTCTCCAGCGGCCCGGTCATGGCGCCGGTGACCACGACGGTCATGCCGTCGAGGGGAAGCCCTGCCGCCGCCCCGTCTCCCGCCTCGGCGTCCGCCTGTACGTCCCCGGGCTCCGGCGGCGGGGTCGCACCGGGCTCCGTCATGTTGACCCCGGCGGCCACCAGCTTTCCGATCAGCGGGGCCAGCTCCACCAGCTCGCCGACCACCCCCGTGGCCTTCTCCTTGCCGATGCCGTCGACCTGCTGCAGGGTCTCCGCGTCGGCGGCGACGATCCGGTCCATCGTCGCGAAGTAGCGGGCGATCCGCCGGGACATGGAGCGCCCCGTGCCTCGTACGCCCAGGGCGCAGAACACGCGGGACAGCGGGCGCGTACGCGCCGTGTCGATGGCGGCGAGCAGATTGTCGGTGGAGGTCTCCCCCATCCGCTCCAGGGAGAGCAGCTGCTCCCGGCCGAGCGTGAAGAGGTCGGCGAAGTCGGTGACGAGACCGGCGTCGACGAGCTGGACGACCCGGGTGGCACCGAGGCCCTCGATGTCGAGCTGGTCGCGCCCGGCCGCGTACGAAATGGAGGCGACCAGACGGCAGTTGCGCCCCCTGGTGCAGCGCCAGCGCTGCTCGCTGGTGTCGATCTCGGAGCCGCACTGCGGGCAGGCCTCGGGGAACTCGATCGGCTTCTCGTCACCCGTCCGCAGATGCGCGACGGGCGCCTCGATCCGGGGGATGATGTCGCCCGCCTTGTAGACCATCACCTGGTCGCCCAGGCG includes these proteins:
- the secD gene encoding protein translocase subunit SecD yields the protein MTRAATVRAVLAAAVLLVSVLITLTMSPRLGLDLQGGTRIVLQTKDSDTAKADRESTERTLEVLRGRIDSLGVAEPSLTRSGENRIIVELPDVQDPRQAAEVIGRTAQLSFHAVQGPGTEQKDDAPRTGPTLPDEQGTLLALGPVQLDGAGVKDATAAFDAQQGTGWSVSLDFHKDAGRKWTGLTGEAACNPPQDERRRVAIVLDGKVISSPQVDPSIGCKAGLPSGSTQITGSFSADEARDLALLIKGGALPVPVEIAEQRTVGPTLGAAAIDASARAALIGAAATALFITFVYRLFGALAAVALAAYGVISYAALVALGVTLTLPGLAGFVLAIGMAVDANVLVFERAREECAARPSRSLRPALTAGFRNAFSAVADSNVTTLIAAGLLFLLGSGPVKGFGLTLAIGVLASMFSALVIARALTETAAGSRFVSDYRSVNGIARPGRVRTWLNERDPQLFRSPRRWLLVSTALVAAAVLGIVVRGVDLGVEFTGGRLVEYSTSRPVDVETARTAVAAAGFGDAEVTTAGEGDLSVRSGHLDNDGEHALRTALAAEGGGTTKVRDELIGPSLGDELRRNALIALAVAVFVQLAYLAARFRWTFAVASVGALVHDVIILVGAFAWLGRPVDGIFLAALLTVIGYSVNDSVVVFDRVRELWARNRLTPVGDIANRAVLQTVPRTVNTGMGALFILIALAVLGGDSLADFALALLIGICVGTYSSVLTAVPGALLLERSSKAPPPARKRAPGRKQGAGRARRDPRDNGARV
- a CDS encoding LysR family transcriptional regulator, whose product is MELELRHLRTVRAIADTGSLTKAAAVLGLAQPALSAQLRRIEKMLGGPLFDRDHTGARPTLLGELVLTRARVVLPAVSELQEEAVRFANAWATVERFRLGGTHGPLLGGLVDRLAAAHPTAPVTTHTSWSVAEIASLLIDGRLDFALIGGCGESPPPMADRLVWQVIGIDPVFVMLPENHPLAGETELELSALAGESWADVPGDGCFADCFATACARAGFTPLSVYETDTTSVVHLVQVGRAIGLCRATFPPTQGLVTRPLAGSPLSWRHLLGRNPRSPAADAAAGAVSGHTRSAYAEAVRRSDSYTRWLAAHPRFGPTPWEAATSLRGPEPPPPPGPPASGPSV
- a CDS encoding helix-turn-helix domain-containing protein, coding for MTTVALDTGVGPLLRGWREQRRISQLELALRADSSARHISFIETGRSRPSEEMILRLAEHLDIPVRERNALLVVGGYAPRFARTALDDPSMGVLREAIDRLLACYDPYPALVLDAMYTVVAANRGMRLLLEGVSEQLLTPPVNAMRLTLHPDGLAPRILNLPEWRADLLAQMERQIALARSAELRALYDEVAAYPADPAGTAEATGVPSLALPLRIAHGGRELSFISSIATFNTPMDITVAELAIETFLPADRATAAYLHTLMP
- a CDS encoding 4a-hydroxytetrahydrobiopterin dehydratase; protein product: MPAEPLSPEAIEAGLRDLPGWELEGDRITRTYRLPSHFAAAGLTVHVAGIQDELNHHSDLTLGYNTVRLSVNSHDAGGAVTQKDLTLAGRVEAVAPGHGAT
- a CDS encoding rod shape-determining protein, whose protein sequence is MRSLRDGRRHSRPVHRWPGGRPAAADHHGATRGLAIDLGSSGARAWVPGRGLVTGPAPQEGAGRPVRRGRIVDADSCGRLLGHLADAALGADRSGTVIVLSHPVLAGAEHRSLARNLLTALGPSGVVVLSSARAAAAYAGPRSGGPLLVVDMGAEITEVTLLVDGTVADARQAETGLIDLEPDAPPAEPVRTVLDMVMSMWRQDKHGAVSGALRRGPVLAGGGALRRDVTDGIAGCLSVPVRLADDPSTTVVRGAGLILDSVLRHAGTGAPAVLPGRAR
- a CDS encoding YoaK family protein, which encodes MPVVLREAWATLVPDMTGRHGPLPPLMLALTVLTGLVDAFSYLLLGKVFVANMTGNVVFCGFGAAGAPGFSLVASTVALGAFAAGALAGGIVVRRARTHRGRQLQHALLVETAFVAAAMVVTLTSGEPYTGAARFTLIALLGLGLGVQNAASRALAVPDLTTTVLTLTITGVVADSRLAKGPGRRAGPRILSVVAMLAGGLAGAVAVLNGHPTLPLLITVLFLVFATTAAIRFARSDAPWTRPLVTA